In Vanessa cardui chromosome 6, ilVanCard2.1, whole genome shotgun sequence, the following proteins share a genomic window:
- the LOC124530206 gene encoding uncharacterized protein MAL13P1.304-like isoform X2 has protein sequence MDDLYDNLENYNDVNIVDELKCENRELKLKLEEISKAMGILQKDFDKVSSEYKQLEINYSSLLKTARAEIERKTEMIKDLNFQKDMIVINAMKETGKNILNVKKGNFNSKEKGKKNNKTVDTVFNKQQPNMRAAPPSNHHKDNGVDACNTPSIDTISITSTGNKSTSSEEKATKPVDSMSCEINKKKDFFSKDSHKDETLQCRNKVIMNRRKSMLGMSQHEAKFSSDDDNEPKYSATRKSPPRSDLKHNEWHDTRDYRIEPHEYYEPSKENSRFRSSRYSNYEKFRNVDRHDTFQKNRRQYSPERDQQRYINEYNEDYHGRGDYGKQRNNSPSNDKYNRSKSRDRRFNYERDNYRENDKYSNRYYEHSGVKHRTRNDFDEPCSKRQKMDVHGKSATEANTYVNNKEREYMERNHVSKSQYKLNTSCQSPDHVNVESSGSQHFVKEIMNTAETKLEDPRLSSKKYILKTSNDSTILSTVVGRDVDMQCVDKTLWGIEKNDVPAELSKPVSDQGNDGLLKEIHMEIDNPELHNTLESGEIEDSNDDLATIYSKEIDKKHDNENDGSKAKTDSETRNLNVFKEKDTQTLEKSLKTKFKIPKIKKPDKMDKEKNFSHQEHCDITTKKNLELDDNVNNHQNILQNIEHVPSKQHNQTNKSKKDIKDNSESERAIIDKRTQDIMRTIEGDLELSDEASDIVEFHNDTNNKSNENSRESKIILSKNKDGNSSNRNENKSDVTSLKPEPINSKKADKTLAKDYSKESSKKRKSKRKSMEQKETHSITSEQQNEKCHTTKKSKEKESKKTVSKQTISKFSDLFGDSSSLITPDDLGLNNMQVQSVEKYTSIFENTQDAVDLSVEDMAKTLTSANKVNAFDSVGDKLHDKKVSDDITNNFSVNVTVVNENVENMAEDVQSPINVYENTKSETLTDGSNIVKTVIISSGIQPECSTESTTVAAPQIHAPSLAPITNDVGLKKCPLNSIKALATSTPQKLIEHIDVSERDSLCSAPSEDVSASVNMTNSSSLNNTDALPTEQDVPDVRIFVRRRRKPVRKAT, from the exons ATGGATGACCTATACGATAATTTGGAAAATTATAACGACGTTAATATCGTTGATGAG ttaaaaTGTGAAAATAGGGAGCTCAAATTGAAACTTGAAGAGATATCTAAGGCGATGGGTATATTGCAAAAA GATTTTGACAAAGTTAGTTCTGAATATAAGCAGTTGGAAATTAACTACTCCTCGTTATTAAAAACAGCACGAGCTGAGATTGAGAGGAAAACTGAAatgattaaagatttaaactttCA AAAAGATATGATAGTAATAAATGCAATGAAGGAAACTGGTAAGAATATCTTAAATGTAAAGAAaggaaattttaattcaaaagaaaagggaaaaaagaataacaaaacaGTTGATACAGttttcaacaaacaacaaccaAACATGAGAGCTGCACCACCGAGTAACCATCATAAAGATAATgg AGTTGATGCATGTAACACTCCATCAATAGATACTATTTCAATCACAAGTACTGGTAATAAGTCTACATCTAGTGAAGAAAAAGCAACTAAGCCTGTAGACTCCATGtcttgtgaaataaataaaaaaaaagattttttttcaaaagatagtCATAAGGATGAGACTTTACAATGTAGGAATAAAGTCATTATGAACAGAAGAAAATCTATGCTAGGAATGAG tCAACATGAAGCAAAGTTTAGTTCAGATGACGACAACGAACCAAAATATTCCGCCACACGAAAATCACCTCCTAGAAGTGACTTAAAACATAATGAGTGGCATGACACCAGAGATTATAGGATAGAACCTCATGAATATTATGAGCCATCCAAGGAAAATTCCAGATTTAGGTCAAGCAGGTATTCAAACTATGAAAAGTTCCGAAATGTAGACAGACATGATACTTTCCAAAAGAATAGAAGACAATACAGTCCAGAAAGAGACCAGCAGAggtatattaatgaatataatgagGATTATCATGGAAGAGGAGATTATGGGAAACAAAGAAACAACAGTCCATCAAACGATAAATACAATCGTTCAAAGAGTCGAGACAGAAGGTTTAACTACGAGCGCGATAATTACCGCGAAAACGATAAATATTCCAATCGATACTATGAGCATTCAGGGGTGAAGCATAGAACGCGAAATGATTTTGACGAGCCTTGTAGTAAGCGACAGAAAATGGATGTTCATGGTAAAAGTGCAACAGAAGCAAATACTTATGTGAACAATAAGGAAAGAGAATACATGGAGAGAAATCATGTATCAAAATCACAATATAAACTAAATACTTCCTGCCAGTCGCCAGATCATGTAAACGTTGAAAGTAGTGGTTCTCAACACTTTGTTAAAG AAATAATGAACACAGCTGAAACAAAATTGGAAGATCCTAGACtatcaagtaaaaaatatatattgaaaacatcTAATGATAGCACCATATTATCAACAGTGGTTGGTCGAGATGTTGATATGCAATGTGTTGATAAAACTCTTTGGGGTATCGAAAAGAATGATGTACCGGCAGAATTATCTAAGCCAGTATCTGATCAAGGAAATGATggtttattaaaagaaatacatatggAAATTGACAATCCagaattacataatacattagAATCAGGCGAAATAGAAGATTCTAATGATGACTTAGCAACAATTTATTCAAAGGAAATTGACAAAAAACATGACAATGAGAATGATGGAAGTAAAGCCAAGACCGATTCTGAAACtagaaatttaaatgtatttaaggaAAAAGATACACAAACAttagaaaaatctttaaaaaccaagtttaaaatacctaaaattaaaaaacctgATAAAATGGATAAAGAAAAGAATTTTTCCCACCAAGAACACTGTGATATAACCacgaaaaaaaatttagaattggatgataatgttaataatcatcaaaatattttacaaaatattgaacATGTTCCTTCTAAGCAACATAATCAAACAAATAAGAGTAAAAAAGATATTAAAGACAATTCAGAATCTGAGAGAGCTATAATTGATAAAAGAACGCAAGATATAATGAGAACCATTGAAGGTGATTTGGAATTAAGTGACGAAGCAAGTGATATTGTGGAGTTTCACAACGACACAAAcaacaaatcaaatgaaaattcgCGCGAGTCTAAAATCATCCTAAGCAAGAATAAAGACGGTAATTCTAGtaatagaaatgaaaataaatctgaTGTAACTTCACTCAAACCTGAaccaataaattcaaaaaaagcaGACAAAACTTTAGCAAAAGATTATTCGAAAGAAAGTAGTAAGAAACGTAAAAGTAAGAGAAAATCAATGGAACAAAAGGAAACACATTCTATTACTTCAGAGCAACAAAATGAGAAATGTCATACTACAAAAAAGtcaaaagaaaaagaaagcAAGAAAACAGTTTCTAAGCAAACTATTAGTAAATTTAGTGACTTGTTTGGTGATAGTAGCAGCCTAATAACACCTGATGATCTTGGTTTAAACAACATGCAAGTACAGTCTGTAGAAAAATACACatcaatatttgaaaatactCAAGATGCAGTTGATTTAAGTGTCGAGGATATGGCTAAAACACTAACGAGCGCCAATAAAGTAAATGCCTTTGATAGTGTCGGGGATAAATTACATGACAAAAAAGTAAGCGATGACATTACGAATAATTTTAGTGTAAATGTAACTGTTGTTAATGAAAATGTTGAAAACATGGCAGAGGATGTACAGTCTCCTATAAATGTTTACGAAAATACTAAATCGGAAACATTAACAGATGGATCTAATATAGTTAAAACAGTAATAATATCATCAGGAATCCAACCGGAATGTTCCACCGAAAGTACTACAGTAGCTGCTCCACAAATCCATGCACCTTCACTTGCACCAATTACAAATGATgttggtttaaaaaaatgtccattaaatagtattaaagcTCTGGCAACATCCACGCCTCAAAAATTGATTGAACATATTGATGTATCTGAGAGAGATTCTCTCTGTAGCGCGCCTTCCGAAGATGTCAGTGCCTCAGTAAATATGACTAATTCTTCGAGCCTCAACAATACAGATGCACTTCCAACAGAGCAAGATGTACCCGATGTTAGGATTTTTGTTAGAAGAAGACGAAAACCTGTGAGAAAAGCCACATAG
- the LOC124530206 gene encoding uncharacterized protein MAL13P1.304-like isoform X1, whose product MDDLYDNLENYNDVNIVDELKCENRELKLKLEEISKAMGILQKNILQDFDKVSSEYKQLEINYSSLLKTARAEIERKTEMIKDLNFQKDMIVINAMKETGKNILNVKKGNFNSKEKGKKNNKTVDTVFNKQQPNMRAAPPSNHHKDNGVDACNTPSIDTISITSTGNKSTSSEEKATKPVDSMSCEINKKKDFFSKDSHKDETLQCRNKVIMNRRKSMLGMSQHEAKFSSDDDNEPKYSATRKSPPRSDLKHNEWHDTRDYRIEPHEYYEPSKENSRFRSSRYSNYEKFRNVDRHDTFQKNRRQYSPERDQQRYINEYNEDYHGRGDYGKQRNNSPSNDKYNRSKSRDRRFNYERDNYRENDKYSNRYYEHSGVKHRTRNDFDEPCSKRQKMDVHGKSATEANTYVNNKEREYMERNHVSKSQYKLNTSCQSPDHVNVESSGSQHFVKEIMNTAETKLEDPRLSSKKYILKTSNDSTILSTVVGRDVDMQCVDKTLWGIEKNDVPAELSKPVSDQGNDGLLKEIHMEIDNPELHNTLESGEIEDSNDDLATIYSKEIDKKHDNENDGSKAKTDSETRNLNVFKEKDTQTLEKSLKTKFKIPKIKKPDKMDKEKNFSHQEHCDITTKKNLELDDNVNNHQNILQNIEHVPSKQHNQTNKSKKDIKDNSESERAIIDKRTQDIMRTIEGDLELSDEASDIVEFHNDTNNKSNENSRESKIILSKNKDGNSSNRNENKSDVTSLKPEPINSKKADKTLAKDYSKESSKKRKSKRKSMEQKETHSITSEQQNEKCHTTKKSKEKESKKTVSKQTISKFSDLFGDSSSLITPDDLGLNNMQVQSVEKYTSIFENTQDAVDLSVEDMAKTLTSANKVNAFDSVGDKLHDKKVSDDITNNFSVNVTVVNENVENMAEDVQSPINVYENTKSETLTDGSNIVKTVIISSGIQPECSTESTTVAAPQIHAPSLAPITNDVGLKKCPLNSIKALATSTPQKLIEHIDVSERDSLCSAPSEDVSASVNMTNSSSLNNTDALPTEQDVPDVRIFVRRRRKPVRKAT is encoded by the exons ATGGATGACCTATACGATAATTTGGAAAATTATAACGACGTTAATATCGTTGATGAG ttaaaaTGTGAAAATAGGGAGCTCAAATTGAAACTTGAAGAGATATCTAAGGCGATGGGTATATTGCAAAAA AACATTTTGCAGGATTTTGACAAAGTTAGTTCTGAATATAAGCAGTTGGAAATTAACTACTCCTCGTTATTAAAAACAGCACGAGCTGAGATTGAGAGGAAAACTGAAatgattaaagatttaaactttCA AAAAGATATGATAGTAATAAATGCAATGAAGGAAACTGGTAAGAATATCTTAAATGTAAAGAAaggaaattttaattcaaaagaaaagggaaaaaagaataacaaaacaGTTGATACAGttttcaacaaacaacaaccaAACATGAGAGCTGCACCACCGAGTAACCATCATAAAGATAATgg AGTTGATGCATGTAACACTCCATCAATAGATACTATTTCAATCACAAGTACTGGTAATAAGTCTACATCTAGTGAAGAAAAAGCAACTAAGCCTGTAGACTCCATGtcttgtgaaataaataaaaaaaaagattttttttcaaaagatagtCATAAGGATGAGACTTTACAATGTAGGAATAAAGTCATTATGAACAGAAGAAAATCTATGCTAGGAATGAG tCAACATGAAGCAAAGTTTAGTTCAGATGACGACAACGAACCAAAATATTCCGCCACACGAAAATCACCTCCTAGAAGTGACTTAAAACATAATGAGTGGCATGACACCAGAGATTATAGGATAGAACCTCATGAATATTATGAGCCATCCAAGGAAAATTCCAGATTTAGGTCAAGCAGGTATTCAAACTATGAAAAGTTCCGAAATGTAGACAGACATGATACTTTCCAAAAGAATAGAAGACAATACAGTCCAGAAAGAGACCAGCAGAggtatattaatgaatataatgagGATTATCATGGAAGAGGAGATTATGGGAAACAAAGAAACAACAGTCCATCAAACGATAAATACAATCGTTCAAAGAGTCGAGACAGAAGGTTTAACTACGAGCGCGATAATTACCGCGAAAACGATAAATATTCCAATCGATACTATGAGCATTCAGGGGTGAAGCATAGAACGCGAAATGATTTTGACGAGCCTTGTAGTAAGCGACAGAAAATGGATGTTCATGGTAAAAGTGCAACAGAAGCAAATACTTATGTGAACAATAAGGAAAGAGAATACATGGAGAGAAATCATGTATCAAAATCACAATATAAACTAAATACTTCCTGCCAGTCGCCAGATCATGTAAACGTTGAAAGTAGTGGTTCTCAACACTTTGTTAAAG AAATAATGAACACAGCTGAAACAAAATTGGAAGATCCTAGACtatcaagtaaaaaatatatattgaaaacatcTAATGATAGCACCATATTATCAACAGTGGTTGGTCGAGATGTTGATATGCAATGTGTTGATAAAACTCTTTGGGGTATCGAAAAGAATGATGTACCGGCAGAATTATCTAAGCCAGTATCTGATCAAGGAAATGATggtttattaaaagaaatacatatggAAATTGACAATCCagaattacataatacattagAATCAGGCGAAATAGAAGATTCTAATGATGACTTAGCAACAATTTATTCAAAGGAAATTGACAAAAAACATGACAATGAGAATGATGGAAGTAAAGCCAAGACCGATTCTGAAACtagaaatttaaatgtatttaaggaAAAAGATACACAAACAttagaaaaatctttaaaaaccaagtttaaaatacctaaaattaaaaaacctgATAAAATGGATAAAGAAAAGAATTTTTCCCACCAAGAACACTGTGATATAACCacgaaaaaaaatttagaattggatgataatgttaataatcatcaaaatattttacaaaatattgaacATGTTCCTTCTAAGCAACATAATCAAACAAATAAGAGTAAAAAAGATATTAAAGACAATTCAGAATCTGAGAGAGCTATAATTGATAAAAGAACGCAAGATATAATGAGAACCATTGAAGGTGATTTGGAATTAAGTGACGAAGCAAGTGATATTGTGGAGTTTCACAACGACACAAAcaacaaatcaaatgaaaattcgCGCGAGTCTAAAATCATCCTAAGCAAGAATAAAGACGGTAATTCTAGtaatagaaatgaaaataaatctgaTGTAACTTCACTCAAACCTGAaccaataaattcaaaaaaagcaGACAAAACTTTAGCAAAAGATTATTCGAAAGAAAGTAGTAAGAAACGTAAAAGTAAGAGAAAATCAATGGAACAAAAGGAAACACATTCTATTACTTCAGAGCAACAAAATGAGAAATGTCATACTACAAAAAAGtcaaaagaaaaagaaagcAAGAAAACAGTTTCTAAGCAAACTATTAGTAAATTTAGTGACTTGTTTGGTGATAGTAGCAGCCTAATAACACCTGATGATCTTGGTTTAAACAACATGCAAGTACAGTCTGTAGAAAAATACACatcaatatttgaaaatactCAAGATGCAGTTGATTTAAGTGTCGAGGATATGGCTAAAACACTAACGAGCGCCAATAAAGTAAATGCCTTTGATAGTGTCGGGGATAAATTACATGACAAAAAAGTAAGCGATGACATTACGAATAATTTTAGTGTAAATGTAACTGTTGTTAATGAAAATGTTGAAAACATGGCAGAGGATGTACAGTCTCCTATAAATGTTTACGAAAATACTAAATCGGAAACATTAACAGATGGATCTAATATAGTTAAAACAGTAATAATATCATCAGGAATCCAACCGGAATGTTCCACCGAAAGTACTACAGTAGCTGCTCCACAAATCCATGCACCTTCACTTGCACCAATTACAAATGATgttggtttaaaaaaatgtccattaaatagtattaaagcTCTGGCAACATCCACGCCTCAAAAATTGATTGAACATATTGATGTATCTGAGAGAGATTCTCTCTGTAGCGCGCCTTCCGAAGATGTCAGTGCCTCAGTAAATATGACTAATTCTTCGAGCCTCAACAATACAGATGCACTTCCAACAGAGCAAGATGTACCCGATGTTAGGATTTTTGTTAGAAGAAGACGAAAACCTGTGAGAAAAGCCACATAG